A genomic segment from Janibacter sp. DB-40 encodes:
- a CDS encoding glycine betaine ABC transporter substrate-binding protein: MNKRLSRKALAATAASTLALTLAACGDSGDGDSGSGGGGESKGTITMGFIPSWTDGLSTAYLLEDQLTKAGYEVEMQTLTEAGPLYTALAKGDVDMYPSAWPEVTHAAYMEEYGEDIEDIGAYYDNAKLTLAVPEYSEMQSIADLPDHAQQLDGKIIGIEPGAGLTKATKESVIPEYGLGQDFELVTSSTTGMLAELKKATDAKEEIVVTLWRPFWANSAFPVRDLKDPKGALGESEALHFLGTKGFSDEYSEAADLIEGIKLDDEEYGSLEDMVVNEYGEGKEAEAIDAWIEENPEAFETELTEEQ, translated from the coding sequence ATGAACAAGCGACTCAGCCGCAAGGCGCTCGCGGCGACAGCCGCCTCGACCCTGGCCCTCACGCTCGCCGCGTGCGGGGACAGCGGCGACGGGGACTCCGGCTCCGGGGGAGGCGGGGAGAGCAAGGGCACCATCACCATGGGCTTCATCCCGTCGTGGACCGACGGCCTGTCGACCGCGTACCTCCTCGAGGACCAGCTGACCAAGGCCGGTTACGAGGTGGAGATGCAGACCCTGACCGAGGCCGGGCCGCTGTACACCGCCCTGGCCAAGGGCGACGTCGACATGTACCCCTCCGCGTGGCCGGAGGTGACCCACGCGGCGTACATGGAGGAGTACGGCGAGGACATCGAGGACATCGGCGCGTACTACGACAACGCGAAGCTGACCCTGGCGGTGCCGGAGTACAGCGAGATGCAGTCCATCGCCGACCTGCCGGACCACGCCCAGCAGCTCGACGGGAAGATCATCGGCATCGAGCCGGGTGCGGGCCTGACGAAGGCGACGAAGGAGAGCGTCATCCCGGAGTACGGCCTCGGGCAGGACTTCGAGCTCGTCACCTCGTCGACGACCGGCATGCTCGCCGAGCTGAAGAAGGCGACGGACGCCAAGGAGGAGATCGTCGTCACCCTGTGGCGTCCCTTCTGGGCCAACAGCGCCTTCCCGGTGCGTGACCTGAAGGACCCCAAGGGTGCGCTCGGTGAGTCCGAGGCCCTGCACTTCCTGGGCACCAAGGGCTTCTCCGACGAGTACTCCGAGGCGGCCGACCTCATCGAGGGCATCAAGCTCGATGACGAGGAGTACGGCTCGCTCGAGGACATGGTCGTCAACGAGTACGGCGAGGGCAAGGAAGCCGAGGCCATCGACGCCTGGATCGAGGAGAATCCCGAGGCGTTCGAGACCGAGCTGACCGAGGAGCAGTAA